The genomic region AGCTAGCGGCTCCGCCTCCGGTTCTTCGGGAAGCTCAAGCATTTCATCGGGAGCTGCGTCCGTATTCGCATCAGCGGCCGGCGGTGCCTTGGCTGCCGGGGTTCCGCTTTCATCCACATCGTCGAGAGACCATGTACGGCCGCTCGTGCTCACCATGAGATCGGCGTCCGGGTCAGTCAAAAAGCCATCGTCCTGCTTGGCAGGTGATTCCGGCTTCTGTGAATCATAGCGCTGAAAATCAAGATCGCCGCCGCTCTCAAGATCGGAAAGATCTGTCTTGGCAAGTGGACTCCGGGCCGGCTTGCTCCGGCCCAGTTCGTCGGGAAACTGGGCTTTGGCGGCCACATTTTCTTCAGTGCCACCGGATAGATCCGAAAAATCGTCTACTGGCTTGGGAGCTGGTTTCGACTTTGGCTTGACGGGAACGGAACCGCGCGCCGATGGCTGGGACTTTGCAGCCTGGTCTTCACGGCTTGCTGCAGCGATAATTTCCGAAGTGAAGTGGCGGCTGCTCACTCCCTCCTGGCCAGTCAGCCGCTGGAGGTTTTCCCGGCCTCCAGCAATCGATACCAGATGAAATCCGTGTTGTGATGGGCGTCCACCCGATATGATCCAGACGCACCGCGCCGAAATGATCGACCGGTCCGGCATCAGAAAATCCAGCGGCTCGTTTGTTACTTTGGAAATGTACGACTTATAAGCAGGATTGCGGAATGGACCGCTTGGCGAGCCTGACGCCTGAAACATCAGTCTCAGTAGCGAAAAGTTCGGACCCACAGGCAACCATCGGAGGGGAACTCCTCCACCGGACTGGCCGCCACCTTTCTTGCTAAAAACTGCCATTGCGTTCCAACAGTCCTGCGGGAGAAACCGGCCTTGAACCAGTTTCGATATGCTTTCCTCCCGGTTCGGAGGCTACCCGCCTTGGACATCAAACATAGTGTGGATAGTGCCATAAGTTCAAACCTGCCTCGGAAGGAAATTCACTGATAAAACCACTATTTCCGGCCACTTCGGGACTCCGATGCAAATTTTCTTCTCCGGACTGGCATCATGGTTCTCTGCCGTGGCCAGCACCCCAGCCAGCGATTATGCTCCAGTCTAATGAATGGTACACCACTAAAAGCCGGTTCTGTTCGCATTGCCATCGACCAGTTATCCATGCGGCTGGGCGATTTGGATGCCAATCTCGAAAAGCTGGAGGTGGCAGCCGAAAAAGCGGTCTCCAAGGGAGCTGGGCTGCTCATCACACCCGAGCTGGGACTGACCGGCTACCATCTGAAAGATGCCGTTTGCGACGTGGCTATCGGACGTGGTTCAACCGTATGGAGGCGGCTCGAAAAGCTGTCCAAGCGTATTGATCTTGTCGCCGGTTTTGTCGAGCAATCACGTGCCCACCAGTATTACAATGCCGCAGGATACTTTTCCGCTGGAGAAACCACCCATGTTCACCGGAAGGTATATCTTCCGACATATGGAATGTTCGACGAGCAGCGGTATTTTGCACGTGGTTCCCGGATTGATGTTTTTGAAACCCGGATTGGCCGGGTTGCAATTTTGATCTGCGAGGATGCATGGCATCCGTCAGCTGTTTATCTGGCTAGTCTGCAGAACCCAGAGATTCTCATAATTCCGTCCAGTTCCCCCATGCGGGGAGTCGCTGCCCGACCCGGAAAGCGGGGGACCCGTCGCGCGGCAAGTTCCGCCGGATGGGAGGAAATGAACCGGACTTACGCACGGCTGTATTCAGTGCATCTTGCATATGCCAATCGTGTCGGAGTGGAAGATGGCGTTGGATTTTCCGGCGGCTCTCATATCGTCGATCCGCATGGGCAAACGACCGCGCAGGCTCCTTATGGCGAAGAATTCCTCTTGCTGGCAGACATAGACAAGAGCGACATACGCCGGAGCCGCCAGCAGACGCCTGTCATCCGGGATGAAAACTTCGAATTTACTTTCAGTGAAATGGAGCGTATCCGGCGTCTTCGCTGGGAACAGGAACCTGGATGAGCGGCCGCCGCAAAGCTTCTGCACTGAACGGGCCTATCAGTTTTGACCCAGCCATATGGCTTGAGCAGCTCATTATTGACGAAGAACTGACGGTACGGATTCTTACGGCATTCCTCAAGGAAGAAATCTCCAAAACCGGTTCCCGGAAGGCAGTTCTGGGGCTGTCGGGTGGCATTGATTCGGCACTCGTCCTGTATCTGGCGGTGAAAGCACTGGGACCGGACAATGTTCTGGGAGTCACGATGCCCTACAGGCAATCGAGCCCACAAAGCCTTGCCGACGCACTCGAAGCAGTACGCGACACCGGCTGCCGTCATGAAGTCGTCGAAATCACTCCCCAGATTGACGCCCATTTCAGCCGTTTTCCGGATGCCTCGCGCCTCCGGCGTGCAAACAAGATGGCTCGCGAGCGAATGACGATACTCTATGACCTCTCGGCCCGGGATGGTTCCCTCGTTCTCGGCACTTCAAACAAGACAGAACTGCTGCTTGGCTATGGCACTCTTTACGGAGATATGGCGAGCGCACTCAATGCCATTGGTGATCTCTACAAGACGCAGGTATGGCAGCTCTCCCGTTATCTGGGCGTGCCGGATTCCATTGTAAAAAAGCCGCCGACCGCTGACTTGTGGGAAGGCCAGACAGACGAGGCTGAGCTGGGATTCACCTATGGACAGGCAGATGCCGCACTGTATCTTTTCATTGAAGAACGCCGGACCCGTAATGAAATTATCGCGGCCGGGATACCGGAGACATTCTGTGATCTCATTCTGAGAAAAGTGCGGAGTTCCCAATTCAAGCGGCGGCTTCCGGTCATCGCCAAACTGGGATCACGCACCATAGACCGTGATTTCCGCTATGCCCGCGACTGGGGAATGTAGCCACGGTTAAACTTTTACCTTGACAGTCCAGCGCTACTTCTTCATTGTTTGTCTCGGAGCCAGTATCAGCATTGCTGAAGCTGGCGCCAATAGATAAGCCGTTCCAGCAGGTGTCCGTCCCGTAGCCACAAGGTTTCGAGACGGAATAAATGGGAAGCCGGTGAGATTCCGGCGCGGTCCCGCCACTGTTAGGGAGATAACGGCCCGAACGCACCCCCCGGTCACTGGGAGCCCGCATACGGACGGGTTTCCGGGAAGGCCGGGATCTGGAGGGGCGTCCGCGGTCAGGCTCCCGAAGCCAGGACACCAGCCTGATGGAACTTCCGATTGATCGGTCCCCCGAGGAGGGTCTGGCCGGTGCGCGACTTGTCGCATACCTGGCGGCCTGCTTCCCGATGGGGAGGCGGGCCGTATTCAGTGGTGGTTCTGGTGCTGTATGGCTGCCTGGCCTCAGTCCCTTCCGCTGCGTACGCGCAGGACAGCGAGCCAGGTGCACTAGAACTCCCCTCCGTTGTCGTCGAACGTGAGCGCACCGTTGCCGAGAGTGAAAACGAGCGCGACTCGACCGGTGCCGTCACAACGATAGAGCGAAAAGAGCTCGACCGGCCCGGCGAGAACCTCGATCAGGTACTGGACCGGCAGGCAGGAGTGAGCGCCGTCCGGCTCGGCGGGCTTGGCGACTTTTCCGCCGCTTCGATACGCGGGTCCAGCTTCGATCAGGTTCTGGTTTTTCTGGATGGAATCCCACTAAATGCCGGGCTGGGCGGAGCGGTCGACCTTTCGGCCCTGCCTCTTTCGCATATCGAGCGCATGGAGATTTACCGCGGCTTCGCACCGGTCGAAGCCACCGCGAGTGCCCTTGGTGGCGCGGTATTTCTTTCCACCCGTGAACTGGAAAAGGAAACCCTGTCGGCCCGTGGCGGATACGGTTCGTTCAATACGATATCGGCGGGCCTCTTTGGCGGCGGGCTGATTGATTTCACCGGGAACGAAAAAACCAGAATGGCCGCGGGCCTCGATTTCATGCACTCAAGGGGAAATTTTTCCTTCCGGAACAACAACGGAACCGCCCTCGATCCATCGGACGATTTCGACCAGAAGTTCACAAACCGCGACTTCGACCGCGTGGGAACACTGTTTAAAGTTACACATGATTTCACTTCCCGTGCCCGCGGGACTTTTCTCCAGGACTTTTTCTATCGCGAAGGCGGACTTCAACGGGGTGGCGCCGTTATTACCACCCGAAGCCGGATCCAACTGGTCCGTTCCATTACCGGAGCTGAGTTCAGGTTGCGTGACGCGATAATAAACGAGGATTCCCTCCGTCTTCAGGCCTATTACACCTTTTCCCAGACGGAACTGGATGATCCGTTAGGAGAGTTCCGTGGATTCCCGCAGGATGAGATCAAAAAATCCTATTCGCCCGGGACATCCGTCACCTGGCGCGGTGGCCACGGGGCCATCCGGGGAACAACGCATTTCAGTTATCGGTTTGAGCGATATTCGCCAGCATACCGAATTCCCACTGTATTCACTGATGGAACGAGCGATCGCCAGTCTGTTGCCTGGGCGCTCGGTGGTGAACTGGAAATGCCAGGGGCGAAACTACTCGTTGCCCCCCAATACCGTTACGAGCATGCCTGGAACAGTTTCCGGCCTGCTTCGACCTCAAGCCCCTTGAATCCCCAGAAAGTGCGCCAGTCCGGCGGGGGACACAGTGTTCGTGGAGGGTTGCTCTGGAAGCCTGTAGACGGGTTCAAGCTGCGCGGCAACGCAGGCCGCGCATTCCGTTTCCCATCGCTGTTTGAACTGTTTGGTGATTCGGCCCTGATTGCAGGAAACCCTCATCTCAAGCCCGAAAAAGGATTAAATCTGGATGCCGGCTTTGAGCTCGCCCGAAATCACGAACTGATAGCTGCAAAGGCAGGCATTGCCTTCTTTTATCAGGATGTGGACAACCTCATCCAGTTCGTCAGGACGCTTGTCCTGACCCGGCCGGAAAATGTGGACAGAGCGACTATCAAAGGTGTCGAGTCATCACTTTCCGTCACCGCCCTTGAGGCATTCAGGCTTGATGCCACTCACACCTGGCTCACCAGCCGAATCCGGTCGAAGGTCGCGGCCCGCGATGGCCGTAAAATCCCGTTTCGGCCGCCGAACCAGTGGCTTCTTAGGGGAGCGGCATTCCGTGAACGGCTATTCAGCTGGATGACTCGGGCCGAGTTATGGACCGAAATGGAGTTCACATCCAGCCATTTCGTCGATGGAAACAATATGGTTTCGGTCCCTGAGCGGCGAATACTCGGTGCCGGACTTGAACTGAAAATGCTGGACGACCGGCTCGAACTGGCTTTTGACGGCCGGAACTTGACGAACGAACAGGTGATGGATGTCGTGGGTTTTCCCTTGCCCGGCCGGACGTTCTTCGGCCGTCTGGGATGGAAATTCCTGTAGCCAAAGAGAAGTGCATTGAGCGTTACAAACAAAAGGGGAGACCAATGAAACACGTTAAACAGGCCATGTTATTCCATCTTTTTATTTCACTGGCAGCCTGCGAAGGCGATACTGCCCCGGGCACTCCTTCCGTGACGCTGGAACCCGGGTCTTACATGGCGGTCGTGACGACTGATTACAGCGTGTCCGCTGTCGGTGTATTGAACCGGGCAAATGGCGAACTTGTCAGTGAAGCAGTCCTGAGCTCTTCAACTAATTCGCCGGAAATTACCTTGCCGCTTAGCGGCGATGTTTCGTTGCCCAGTGATCCACCGCCTCCTGGCATTCTGTTTGTCATTGACCGGGGAGGAAGCAACAATAACATCAATGTGCTCGAAACCACACACATGACTGTCCTGGCGCAGATTCCCGTCGGAACCAGCACATTAGGTCCCTGGTATGCCAATCCGCACGATACGCTTCTCGTGAATGATTCCCGGCTGTATGTCACCCGGTATCAGGCCAATCCGAGTCCCTCGGCGGGTGCCGTCGACATGGATGAAGGCGATGATATCGTCATTGTAGATACAACTACACTCCAGATCGTCAAGCAGATCCGGTTCAACTCCATTCTTGACCCCTGGTCTGGCGAACGGGCCAATCCGGACCGGATAGTTCGGGCAGGCAACCATGTCGTGTCTACCCTTGGGCATTTTACCAATGCCAGCTTTAGCGCCTCAGGCAATGGACTTGTGGCGGTCATTGACACAGCAACAGAAGCACTGGTCGACGCTGATCCCGTGTCCGAAGGTACACAACTTCTGGAAATTACCGAGTTCAAGAACTGCGGCCCAATCCAGTACCTGTTCGATGAACCCGCCATCTATGTTGCCTGTTCCGGACTGTTTGCTGACGGGCGGGATACTCAAATCGGGCGGTCGGGGGTTGTCAGGATTGATCTCACACCGCTTCCAGACAACGCCGCTGCGTATACCGTGGTTCTTGAAGGAGAAAACGAAGAAATCGGACAACCGGTCTCCAACCTGCTCGTTGTAGATGCAGAGACCGCATTCATCCTGACCTATGGCAATTTCTTTGGTCCTTTCGAATCGGACCAGCTCATCCGGTTCAATCCAAATGAACCAGAATTGGCGCCCGAGCTGGTATTCTCTGCCAGCGGCCCTTTCCAACTCGGCAGCCTTTCCTATGATGCCAGCACTCAGATCCTCTATGTAACTGATACGCCATTCGGCGGCGATCCGCTGATTCGCAGGTTTCAGCTCGGAATAGAAATCACCGAACTAGAGGGTATCAACCCTTCACCTGGCAACGGCCTCGCCCCAACGGCTCTGGGGCAGTTTGAGGTGGAATAACTACGTCAATTCCCGGTAACCGGGCGTCCGGTAAGCATCATAAGCCCGCTTGAAAAAGTCACGCGCCTCTTCACGCGTGACTTTTTCAGCCAGTTTGGGTTTACCCAGCATGAGCAGATAAACATGGGTATCGTCGTTGGTGGTTCCAAATCCACCGTAAAATTCGAACTGGCCGATCATGAAATCGAACCAGAGTATCCGGAAAACAGACCGGAGAAACCAGTGTGTCGGCAGTCTGGCTTCC from Deltaproteobacteria bacterium harbors:
- a CDS encoding TonB-dependent receptor, which gives rise to MRDLSHTWRPASRWGGGPYSVVVLVLYGCLASVPSAAYAQDSEPGALELPSVVVERERTVAESENERDSTGAVTTIERKELDRPGENLDQVLDRQAGVSAVRLGGLGDFSAASIRGSSFDQVLVFLDGIPLNAGLGGAVDLSALPLSHIERMEIYRGFAPVEATASALGGAVFLSTRELEKETLSARGGYGSFNTISAGLFGGGLIDFTGNEKTRMAAGLDFMHSRGNFSFRNNNGTALDPSDDFDQKFTNRDFDRVGTLFKVTHDFTSRARGTFLQDFFYREGGLQRGGAVITTRSRIQLVRSITGAEFRLRDAIINEDSLRLQAYYTFSQTELDDPLGEFRGFPQDEIKKSYSPGTSVTWRGGHGAIRGTTHFSYRFERYSPAYRIPTVFTDGTSDRQSVAWALGGELEMPGAKLLVAPQYRYEHAWNSFRPASTSSPLNPQKVRQSGGGHSVRGGLLWKPVDGFKLRGNAGRAFRFPSLFELFGDSALIAGNPHLKPEKGLNLDAGFELARNHELIAAKAGIAFFYQDVDNLIQFVRTLVLTRPENVDRATIKGVESSLSVTALEAFRLDATHTWLTSRIRSKVAARDGRKIPFRPPNQWLLRGAAFRERLFSWMTRAELWTEMEFTSSHFVDGNNMVSVPERRILGAGLELKMLDDRLELAFDGRNLTNEQVMDVVGFPLPGRTFFGRLGWKFL
- a CDS encoding carbon-nitrogen hydrolase, with the translated sequence MNGTPLKAGSVRIAIDQLSMRLGDLDANLEKLEVAAEKAVSKGAGLLITPELGLTGYHLKDAVCDVAIGRGSTVWRRLEKLSKRIDLVAGFVEQSRAHQYYNAAGYFSAGETTHVHRKVYLPTYGMFDEQRYFARGSRIDVFETRIGRVAILICEDAWHPSAVYLASLQNPEILIIPSSSPMRGVAARPGKRGTRRAASSAGWEEMNRTYARLYSVHLAYANRVGVEDGVGFSGGSHIVDPHGQTTAQAPYGEEFLLLADIDKSDIRRSRQQTPVIRDENFEFTFSEMERIRRLRWEQEPG
- a CDS encoding NAD+ synthase yields the protein MSGRRKASALNGPISFDPAIWLEQLIIDEELTVRILTAFLKEEISKTGSRKAVLGLSGGIDSALVLYLAVKALGPDNVLGVTMPYRQSSPQSLADALEAVRDTGCRHEVVEITPQIDAHFSRFPDASRLRRANKMARERMTILYDLSARDGSLVLGTSNKTELLLGYGTLYGDMASALNAIGDLYKTQVWQLSRYLGVPDSIVKKPPTADLWEGQTDEAELGFTYGQADAALYLFIEERRTRNEIIAAGIPETFCDLILRKVRSSQFKRRLPVIAKLGSRTIDRDFRYARDWGM